The genomic region TGAGCACTGTAATCTTTTCACCTCAGCGAACGCATCGCCCGTGGGCCGTCATCCACGTGGCCTTCGTCGTCATCCTTCGCGTCGGTCATTATTCGCGCAGCGCATGAAAAGGTCGCTTTACAACGaaacggacgaaagaaaaattcaaaaaaaaaacacgtggctggaaaaaggaaaatagacCAACCCGGAGAACAGCGGGTGGAAATGGTGAGCCAGACTCCCGAGTGTGGCTCTGGAAAGGCCAAGCACGCCAAGTAAtctttaaaagaaatgaacgCTGCACGGgagcgaaagggaaaatgaatCCAGCAAGGATCCTTCTAAAGAATCAGGCCCTCTTACCTCCCCCTGCTACCTCCATCGACCCCAGAGACAAACATCCTCCCCgatttcagttttattttctcgctCATTGTCGGAGGTTAAAAGTCGACGACAATCTTGTCGACCGTGGGCTGCTGATATCTTTAAGAACTGGCGTGTTCCACAACATGCCGAAAAGGTCAGAACACACGACAAAACTCGGTGGTAAATTTGATAAGCAGtgacgtatttttttttttttttgccgtccCACCATTGCGAACAGCAAAACGCTCCCTGTCGGGGCTCATTTTCACCCGTCCACTCGGAAGACCGATGGTGATGGAAGGGCGCCAGTGGAATCTATGCAATGGAACAGCGCGACTGATGAGTGATGGTGCTGATGAAACCCTCGATGTAAAGAGAAAACTCCAAGCACCCTTGAGCGGAATGGGGCTTTCTTTCGCCTGCCCTCGGATGGAGCTGGAAGAAACGGCAACCTTTTGTCGGCTGGTTACAACGTCTCTTCCCCAACCTTCTACTGCCCCCCTTGGGGTCAGCTAGAGTCGTGTCCTTTGCGTCGTCGGTCTACTGAGACATTCCTTAAAACCTTGGCAGTATCGCAGGGTAAACGGGAAACCCCGTTGTAAAAAGTGTCATCTTTTCCGGGgctggtttttatttccttcccgtcggtggaaaattaaatttatgagctaaatttttcttccacccacTGTCATCACGGTCTTcaaacccacccaccccctcACCCCGCCGTCCCATACCTGCCCCAAAGGGGTCCTTTTTCACAACTTTCTCCCGCTATTAGTAGTGCCATTATAGTGTGTTTAACAAAACGCCACGACAGGCCGCCTCCGCCTGCCGGTCAGTTCTTGTCCATTTGATGGTAAAAAGGGCGCATCATTCATACACACGGAGCGCGCTGACAAAGGCACGGCGAAAGAGAAGGCCAATTCGGTCCCTCTTAGATCCTGTCCCAAAAGATTCCCTCCCTCCCAAGGTGTCAAGCGTATCCTTTCAACCCCCCCTGTAAGATCCCCTTTCGatgcagcaaacaaaaaaggtgtCGGTTGGTAGTTTTGGTGCCGGTGGCGGTGTGACACATCGGCCGTTGGCCGAACACCCCGAACGCAAGGATCGTAAATCCTTGGTGAGTTTGACTTTATTGAATACATCTCTCAAATCGGTTTCTTTTGTCAAAGttctccctccccccgaaAACCCGGCTAGGTTAGCACTATGATTATGGAAAGACTGCTGACGGTGTCTGGTGGGGCGTGTGtacgcgtgtatgtgtgtgtgtgtgtgttaaggAAGGGGCGGGAGAGGATTTTCTAGGACCACAACTCCACCAGGAAGTAACCGGTGGGACCCGGTTTTGCAGGGTGTTCCGGTGATTTATAGTCCTTTGCCGAAGAGGGATTACTTTCGCCACCGGTCGCAAGCGGGTTTTTGGAGAAAACTCGGGAACAAACCCGCaccgacacacaaacacccacaAATACCAAAAACGACCTACAAAAGAAAAGCGACCATTGAaccattgaaaaaaataaaggtgTCATTCTGGTGACATTCTTAGGCCGATTTTGAGGATTTGCGAGCAAgttgaaaaattgtttccttttttttctgccgtcTCCTTCAATCTCTCCTCAACCGTTGGGTGTCCGTCCCTCCAGCCAATGTTGTGCTCCTGGAATGGGAAGgctatataaaaaaaaacaaatcgaaataaaTGTGCTTTGTGATCTGGCGCGGTAGTGGCACTGCTTAAGCTTTACTCGGTTCGTGGTTTTTCTCCGTGTCGATTTTCCTGACCATGACAGTGACGGAACAGGGCGATTGAACCTCGAAGCGTATTGGGCCATCAATTGTCAATGGGCGAGGGAAAAAGATTTTGTCAAAATAAGGTACCCCGAACCAGGGGGCAATGGTCGAATCATTTGCTCGCTATTGTGCACAAGAATGTCTAAGGAAGTGATGAAGTGAAGAAAGTTGCTTGCGGGTTGTGTTTGACGATTCGAAAACTTTATTTTGTATTCAATATTTTTGCTAACGCAGGGACAAAAGTTAACCGTCCCACGTTTCCTAAGCACGTTAAAAATACCGCGTTCGCCTAAGGCAAGCATTAATGCAAATAAACTACGGAGCTGAGTTTTGTTTCTGCCCCACTTAtggcgggaaggaaaaaattcAATCAGCACCAGGGCGAAACTTTACTCACCAAAACGCCTGGAGTCGGGTTCGGTTCGGAATTTCCTTTTTCGTGCCACAACCCACACGAAAATGACGTTCCCATATCCGGCTGCACATGCACATGCGAGCTCCGGTGCAGCTGTCATCGCAGTACGAATGTAATGAAGTTTTGCTAACGATGCTCATTACTGCTTGCCTTTAGCCCGCGCGCAAATGCACGCGGTGCTTTTGATCAGTTccgatcggtggaaaactggtccacgttcggtggaaaactgagcTCGGGCGTACGAATCTGCTGGTGTCAGTTTCCGCCTTCGGTGCAATCCTATCTCAAGCTATCGAGAGTGTGCCGGGGCGAGGGGTCTCGGGTATGCAAATGAAAGTATATCCAACAGTGAAATCGAATAGAAAACAGAAATTCCGTTTTGAACAGCGCGCTTTTTCCTTGGGGGCTAGCGAACTTTTTCATTCGGACTGAAATTCTATCCCGTTTTCGAGGAAGCTCTATTCACACGCTCGTCATTGTTGTACGTAGCGTGGGAAGGATGAATGATGTTTTCTAATTTTGAGCGATAGCAAGTCACACTTTTTACATCGAACAAAAATATTAGAATAGCAGATGAACCAGCAATAGTGCACATTTTAAAGAATTCAAAATTGTATGTGTTATAAACTAAACACATTTATGTTTAAAGTAATCGTTTACACCACTTGTGAATCCCTAAGATACAATATATGACATTCGAAAAAAACTTTGAGAACCGCATACCATTAATTCAGATAgacgattaaaaaaaaagaaatttaacaaatatttttgcctttcaaattcatgttttttatCAACTTGACTAGCCACAAATAAGAAGCAAGTTGTGTTCGACGAAACTATACCACTTTAAAGCAAGTGTGAAAAAATCGCTTGTTAAAAATCTAAGTCTAATTGATTATTGATTATTGCAGCATTGTTACAATTATTGATTTTTGCAGTATTGTTTTGACCTAACCACATTTAAATCAAGTTTTATATTACTCAACAACATTCTCGTTTTATAAAACGATCAAACGGCCTTTACATCCTATTAACAGAAAAGGAATTACTTTGACTTAGAAATGGCGTGTATGTTTGTAAATTAAATGATACTTTATAAAATGTGTTCAACTTGAACATCATTATCCATTTAAACTCAGCGTGGTGTTTGCCTCCATACGTCTGTTTTTGATCAAATCGTCACCGGCTGAACGTTGGGACCATTCTTGCAAAATGCTCACCAAAGAGAGTTAATGGTCCGTTTCGGGAGTTAATTGTTTACCTCTCGGAAACATAGGCGCATAATTATTTGCAACCATGAACTTAATTACATTCCCCTGCCTTCGATTCGTCGGCGACTTCGATTTTCTCACTATCGCATCGATTAGGGATTGACTCCGGCACCGTTCGACCCGTGGAGCTTGGAGAAGAGCGCCCCACGAAGAGGGGGCGGGAAAACTGTCCGTACATTTTCCGCCTTGTCATCGTCGACGCTCGCTGTGCGACCCTCCGGGTGACGCAGCCGATTCCCCGAGTAGCGTACTCTTCTGGCCCGGGGCAGCCGGAGAAAAGTTTTGTTCTCACTAGCACcatcagcaccaccaccaccaccacatcgGAGGGACTCCTGCCTAATGAACcattaagtttatttttcttcgatgTGATGTTTAGCAgtgttcaaacattttccttccccgcTCGTGAACGCCGTGGGTAACCGCGGGCTGTCCCTTATTTTCCCCCACCaagcgaaaaagggaaaagtttggCGTCCTAATGGGGATAATGGAAAACATGTTGCTCGTGATTGATTTGTCAACACCGAGATTGATTGAGCGATAGTTGCGTCTGCGTTGTTTCTGGGGCTGCGGAGCgaattgttttgcaaacattttttgttgtactttgCAAACTTATCCGGCGTGCATTTCATCTTCtacttttctgaaaaaaaaaacgggccgCGATTCGAAGGTCGgaacaaaattaattaccgACTCATCTGGAGCCGGTGGTTGCCGTCTACCGTTTAATTATCAGTTTACGGACGCACGAAACGGGAGTGTAATTAGCTAAAAGCTCCAAAGTGTCATGACATCGGCATCGGACTCGGTAAAAACCATCAAACTGCGCGTTTAGACCCATCGTTGCCATCACGAAATAGTAAACTATAAATACCTAACGCATCGGCCATTGTCAAAGTCAGTCGTTGGTGGAAATTCATCTACGACGTGGTGAAAACCAATCTCACTTCGAAGAATCAAATCCTACAATCTTGCGTTTGCcttgtgtttcgttttctcggAAAATCGGTTGCGAAAAAAGCAATGTTTTCGGTAGGGTTTGTTTGTGCAGCCATcgggtgtttgtgtttggtaATCGCCGACACGACGCCACGCCGTGATGCACAATACCCTCCGCCCGAGCTGCTCGAAGCCATGAAGCCGATTCACGACACTTGCGTGGCCAAGACGGGAGTAACGGAAGGTGAGTTATGTTTCTGGGAAACATTTTTGGCACTTTAGCTTGATTTGCATGATTTTTGGTTTGGAGAAAATTTCCTCAACAAGCGAATGTAGAATGATAAGGATTTGTAAGATTTTCTCAAGTTTTATAAAGTTCCAATGAATcatcttttttcattcttcttgGACAATCTCAATCGGCTTCTGTTCCATGAATCGTACTGAATCTTTTCTCATTTGCACGCACACCCCCTTTCCGCAGAGGCGATCAAAAAGTTCAGCGACGAAGAGATTCACGAAGATGAAAAGCTCAAGTGCTACATGAACTGCCTGTTCCACGAGGCCCAGGTGGTCGACGACAACGGCGACGTGCACCTGGAAAAGCTGCACGACATGCTGCCGAACTCGATGCACGACATCGCGATGCATATGGGAAAGCGGTGCCTCTATCCGGAGGGTGAGACCCTCTGCGACAAGGCGTTCTGGCTGCACAAGTGCTGGAAGCAGTCCGACCCGAAGGTATGGTACCCGACCGTCAACTTCGGCCGtccggaaaaaaggggtttttgcGAAGGGCGCCAGTTGATCGACCCTCGGTGCGATTCGCAATAATTTCTTTACGGCGGcaagtttttaattgaaaaagtttaacTTTTAATTGCATCCGGCCAACCCGCCTGGCCTGCCCTGCTCGTAACGGTGGGGAATATGACCCCGGTTCCGTGGCCGAGCACGACGATTCGCCGGGATTCTGGGGCAGCGCCATCGCTCGCGGAAAAGCCGGATGGATTCGgaattaaaattcattcattcgacTGTTCTGCTTTCTTACGCCCTCCTTtcattccttttctttccgcAGCATTATTTCCTAGTGTAAGCGGTTGCTTTCTTACTGTGTCCGGATGAAACCGAAGTACCGCCAGAGTGCGATGCACGGTTTTACGATCATCCCCGCAGATGGTAGG from Anopheles coustani chromosome 3, idAnoCousDA_361_x.2, whole genome shotgun sequence harbors:
- the LOC131259423 gene encoding general odorant-binding protein 83a-like, with translation MFSVGFVCAAIGCLCLVIADTTPRRDAQYPPPELLEAMKPIHDTCVAKTGVTEEAIKKFSDEEIHEDEKLKCYMNCLFHEAQVVDDNGDVHLEKLHDMLPNSMHDIAMHMGKRCLYPEGETLCDKAFWLHKCWKQSDPKHYFLV